Within Paramormyrops kingsleyae isolate MSU_618 chromosome 24, PKINGS_0.4, whole genome shotgun sequence, the genomic segment CTGCTGTCCTTGTAGAGGTGTTTTTACAAAATTTTCCCTCTCAATGATAAAGCAAGACGAAGAAATGGAAAAGGAGTAaagaaaactggaaaaaaagattaaaaagaaaaatttcCAGGTTAGTGTCCTGGCAGGTATATGGAAATATAAATATCAAGGTGTCTCCCTTTGCAACAGAAACAAGCTATAAGTTGGAGATGGTAACATGGAACTCTCAGCCTCGCTGGGCGACCGTCACTGTGAAGCTGCACGGCAAGGGAGAGGAGGCCGAGGCCAAAATAAACCAGTGAGTTCACAGCATGCGACAAAGCTCTGGGTTGCATATACAGCAGCAGAATCAGTAGTAGGAGCATTAGCAGAAACGATATCTTTAGCAATAGCTGTGGCATTTGCAATAATAGCAGCCTTACCAATAGCGATAGCTTTAGCATTAGCCGCGGCGTTCACAGTAATAGCAGccttaactctttcactgtcgctgcctagtggttcggacgcatacgtccgcattttcaataacaaaaaaaaatgacgttcaataaaagaaacaaatgtatcaaatcaaccaaaaacggcttgttacactacaaaaaacctttcagataatatctgtagaaagttgcgcaatttttgtgccatggtttttttgtaacaagtaaaaataaaatgaccatggtagccatctttaaacgggtcgagtgtcaggaagtaaaatataagtgttaataaaatgaaaactaagcacttcaaactatttctttcacggccaatacttcataaaccgtcacagtattaagacaaaacacgcatttttccataaatatgactgtaatgctctcaaatagcttgctcactcattacttgttacttatgacctataagtggtaatgcatttagaaagaaagttgctaccccaaaaaacactgctagttacactattgccattttggataagtttcagattagtttaggttaggttttggataggaaaggctcccagttgcaccatttgctctttcctccgtaaaacctgttgggctgcatcaaatgatatgaaattgggcacacatgtagaaaacaagtttgggaaccagatttttaaaattggacctattccatcatgtagtttttgaaatatttacaaaaatccaagacacaaagacagattttgtatttttccagctgtttttgttatattcgcatgtccataaattatacacaggttattcatttcgttattgaacttcctacaatcaattgtaaaggggtcaactttgattttaggtatcaggcatgtgtctgtgacttttatatctgaagttataaggtaattattccaaagagggaagaaatgcccccccatgcaaggggcccctggtgcactccatagggttaactTTTATCGTTTCATATAATTCTGCTCATGACAGTTATTCATCCTGTAATTCCTCTTTCCCTTTCTGTGCATCCTCCCAGCAAAGCCACCAAGTTTCAGCAGTACAAAACAACCAATTTATTAGCTCAGTTTGACAAAGACATTCATCCAGTCCGTAAAATGTCAGTGCAGTTCAGCACAGGAAACCTGATTGGGCCTCGCTACAAGCTACGCTTGCTGTACCTGCGACTTAGCGCCCTGGAACATCCTGACAGGTGAGCGTGCCCTCACCACTTCCCTGGCTCTCCTCCATATCTTGCCTGCATCTGCCCTGCTGGCCGTGCAGTGCATTAGATTTCAGGGTTAACTGCAGTGAAAATGGCTGGTTAAAGAATGAGCCCATTATGTTTGCAGGTACTGAAGGATTTCACACAGAAGGGCTACCATATTCCTAGCCCTCTGGCCTGCTGGTAGTTGCTGGTGTTAATTAGCCCTAATGCCCTCTTTTGTGCTCTTCTTCTCCCTCCTTACAGGCCGTCACTGTGCCGCTATGATGTCATCCTAAATGAAAATGTAGAGACATCTTTCAGACCTATTCCATGTCACGACTCAAATTTCTGAAtgaacagcagggggcaccctcTGAACCCTGAGCCAATTCTCCTTGCTGCTCATCTGGACAACAGAGGGTAATGCACAAACACTGCCAATGGAGTTAAGGTGAATCCTCACCTCCATACTGATCGGACAGATAATTTTTTTAGAGAAATTTGgagatataaaaatgtatatttattgtaaataaatttttttatgctgacttttatttattaaaactgtCTTGTGAGTAATGTGAAACCTTGTTGCCGGGCCGCCCCGTGTCTCTGTGTGATTCATACATTCCTGTTTTTCCTGTTCTTCTGCTGGGGACACTCCCAGAAAGCTAGGGAGTTTCATCGTAATACAAGCTCCACGAGGCACACAGGCAGTGACAGTAAGGAAAGCGCAGTGCTTTTGAACTCTGTTGGAGGGCTAATCATTTACCTTGGAAGGAATGATATTAATCCGAGTCTACCCCGTTCCAgtgcaggcagtccctggggtAAAAACATCCGACACATCCGATATGCCAACTCATACTTACAGGCTGCCATGAAGTCTATCATACTAAAAATTCAAGTCAAACACAGTTGTTCATAAAAACAATCAAACACACTACTTAGTGACATTTGTGAAAACATCATAAGTTCAGTGGTGTTCCAGTGGAAATTGACTTCCCAGATCAAACCTAACGCCCCATTAACACAGAGCAGCACTCAGGGAGGGGAAATGTGATCATCAATCATAAAGTCATGTGACTGTCTCCCTCCCCGCCCCATAGATCAGGCCAGTTTTGGGATTttaagctttattgtcattctgcACAGCTCATGCTGAGGACCCATTTGAACAGAATCATCAGAGCAGACAATAACTTGCCTTTTTAACAAGTCACTCTTATCCTAGATATCAGGTGCCAGTGGTTACCGGCATCTACCCTAGCAGTGACTGTAAAAGATAACCTGGCCAAACACACCAGCCTTGTGGCTCAAGATACTGGATTTCAGATGAAACTGCCATTGAGAACAAGCCAGAAAAGATCAGCCAGAAAGTGCCATGAAGAGTAAAAGAACAACCTCGGACTCTAGGCTAAATTACTACAAATGAATGGGGAGCCTGACTTTTACATGGGATCCTGATATGTATCTAACTAGAATATAATTCATTCAGTTTCGCAATAGGGCTCTCAGGCCTGTAACTGCTGTCGGACACATCAGGTCAATACCACAGACTTCATACTGCTGATAGGGACGACCTTTCCCGCGTAAGGAACAGGAAGGCATGGGATtgagtatatacagtacatgtggtGTACATGCTGCACCAGAAGGGGGTGCTAGTAATATCAGCTACTGGAAGCACAGTTAGTGTAGCTGACCGTGGTAGTTTTATGAAGTTAATAGACCTGGTGATCAGGTACCTCTTGTATGGCACCCATGACTGGTAGGTTCTGAATGGGTAGAATATTTTTATGGGAAGCCGCAGACCTTACACTACAATACAGTCAATTACAGTCAAGCCAGAAAAAGAGCTTGCATCCCCAAAGGAATTTGGCAGAAGCGAACTTCTGATATGTTCTTCTCAATTCATTTTCTCAAGTCATTTTCTGTTAGGGCATTTTCTTCAGGAAAAATTAGTATTTTCAGCATATTTAAAGTAGCATGTTACTGAATGGCGGAACAGAAGCTAAGTGTACCTGACGGGGGGTGTCAGCGTGCTGCTGTTTGGCTAACACTAAGCAGCATGTGCCCAGGTCTGCGGCGATCGCACCCCCAACAGGCACCACCCACACGGAAAACAGCCGTTCAAACCGGAAAACAACCCTGCAAAAATGGCTGTCGCTCCTGAGTTCTAGTATTTCACAGGAACAAGGGAGAAGGGGCAGGACCCAGGCTTGTATCTGCATGACCACTACATGTACAGCTTGCTGAGGGGGGGACCGGACCGTCATAGGCCAGGGAAGCATCCGTCTGTTTCTCCTTTCCGAGGTTTCACACGCAGCCTGGTGGCAGATCCAGGAACTGCAGCAGCGAGGAAGGCAGGACCACTGCGAACGAAGAGGACAGGTGAGCGCACTGCTGCGCGGGTCTGACGTGCGCTCCGGTCGCATGCGCGTGGGGCTCTCACCACCTGCTTACTGCGCATTCAGCTTATCAGCAGGCGAGCTCAGGCTCTGGATCAGCTGCTTGTCAGAGCAGGGACTGAAGCCTTCGATCAGGTTCTTGTTGCAGTCTCCCAGGCTGGTGCTGGGTGAATGCTTGGGGTAGGCCACCTGTCCTGTCAGGTCCAGCAGGTCCTCCAGGGCTCGGGTGTTGCTTATGCTGCTGTGATGAGCATcactgacaggtgaaaatcGTGGGATGGAGATCAGCTCCTCCTTGGAGACTGGGCTGCCAAAGCAAAAGGTTACAGTATAAACAGAATAGAACAGCTTCTGTACAGTCTAATGGTGGTAGGGCTGTCATCACCGGAAGCGGATTCTCACCTGACTTCCATAGGCTGCACCTCATCTACGGATGCTGGAGACCCATCCTTTATCTCCAGTGGATCCAGGTTGATGAGTGGCGTGTTGACGTGAGAGCCATTGGGTTTGATCTCCATACTGACCACTGTTCTGGGCTTCAGTGGGTCTTTTTTAACCTGCTCCTTCACCTCCACCTTCATCCGTCCAGGTTCCTGTTCTTTCAACTTCTCCTTCACCTCCACTTTCATCTGTCCAGGCCCCTGCCCATTCACCTCCACCTTCATCTGTCCAGGTCCCTGCTCCTTCACCGCCACCTTCATCCATCCAGGTTCCTGTTCTTTCAACTTCTCCTTCACCTCCACTTTCATCTGTCCAGGCCCCTGCCCCTTCAGCTGCCCGTTCACCTCCACTTTCATCTGTCCAGGCCCCTGCCCCTTCAGCTGCCCGTTCACCTCCATCTTCATCTGTCCAGGCCCCTGCCCCTTCAACTTCTCCTTCACCTCCACCTTCATCTGTCCAGGCCCTTGCTCCTTCACCTCCACCTTCATCTGTCCAGGCCCCTGCTCCTTCAACTTCTCCTTCACCTCCATCTTCATCTGTCCAGGCCCCTGCCCCTTCAGCTGCCCATTCATCTCCATCTTCATCTGTCCAGGCCCCTGCCCCTTCAGCTGCCCGTTCACCTGCATCTTCATCTGTCCAGGCCCTTGCTCCTTCACCTCCACCTTCATCTGTCCAGGTCCCTGCTCCTTCAACTTCTCCTTTACCTCCACCTTCATCTGTCTAGCCCCCTGCTCCTTCATCTCCACCTTAATCTGCCCAGGCCCCTGCTGCTTCAGCTGCTCCTTCACCTCCACCTTCATCTGTCCAGGTCCTTGCTCCTTCAGTCTCTCCTTCACCTCCATCTTCATCTGTCCAGGCCCCAGCTCCTTCAGCAGTCCATTCACCTCCATCTTCTCCTGCCCAGGCCCCTCCTCCTTCAACTGCTGCCTCATCTCCACCTTCACTTGTCCAGGTGACTGCCCCTTCTTCTGTCCATCCACTTTTTTGTTCACCGGTGATTCCGCCGGCATAGTTGCATGTCGTCTCTCTATAGAGCACAAACAGGTGCAAAAGTCAGAACCATGTTCTGCTGAGAAAGAGGTTCCTTAAAGGGCATGTTATAGGTCCAACATCACAGTAATAACTGAGCTGCTCAGGTCCATCTGTATTGGGTCACAATCACATCTAGGGTTCATTTTGTGgaatgcttttaaaaacaagaaaaggcGTGACATTTGCGGCATATGAAAGTAACGCCACAGTGAAACAGTGCTGCAGCAGTGTGACACGTGTCAGCTGAGTGTGACATGTGACCCTGCAGAGTGACTGTTGTCATGACGACATCTCGACTGATCTCGCTGCTGTCTTCAGGGTGATGCCAAAGCTCCACAGCTGATCATGGTGCTGGTACCTGCAGGTCCTGGCAGTGCAGCTGAGACAGGCGTTGGTAATTCTTCTTTCTGTTTAATACAAAAGAGCACAAAACCAGGGATCCTCAGTcatcagcagcaggaagcagaggagCATAATCACCAGCAGCCAAAGTGAATCTGTCACCTTCATCTCAGCGTCGGGCTTCCTGGTCCTCTTCATGATCTCCTCAACCCTCTAGGGAAAGATGGAAAGGTTCTCAGTGTCAAACATCATTTGCATACTtcaccgtacttgtgttcttgtgtacccgttttacgtcatcttTTATTGCTGAaaaccagttccaatactaagaacacaagtGCAGAGGAATGTAAAAATCTCTGAATGTTGATcttgccccaaatatcaaggatacgtcggttgcatccttgccgaacgagaccaatcccatgactCGTTGCActccaagttcgttcttggacagcaagttagcaagaccgttcttaccaagaccacaagtacggtctTTGTGTTCTTAGTTTTGAGATTCACCCACTAAAATGAGTAACTGTATGGCTACAGTGGGTGTTGAGAATCTGCTCTATGTGGCCTGACGGCACTCAGGGGAAGCAGCAGACACATCCCCCATCGCCTGTCACCGTGGTCTTGCACACCAGTGGCTGTCATCCGCGACACAAACTTCTTTGAAAGCCGCATTTTCACATTGTGCCTTCGACTTGCTACATTAAAGAAGCCGAGTTAGTAAAAGCTGCCCGCAGTGCAGTGCTGATGCTTTCAGGGTGACATGCTCAGTGCAGCACCTTCTTCCTCTGCAATcgctcctgctcctcctgcagTTTCACCGTCTCCCGCTCCTGCCGCTGGTGCTCCGCCTCCTTCTGGGCCTCCTCCCACTGTGAAGGAGCAGGTTACAGCAGCAGTGTGACCTCCCTGCTGCATTCAACAAAACCACCATAATATCACAGGGCCACAGACCTCTCCATGAATGTGAGTGTGTAGTTCCCTGTCCTGGAGCGCCCTCTGCTGTTGCTGTCTGTCCTCCCTGCCTCTACACTCCTGCTCCCTCTTCTGCTTCTCCACCTCCTCTTTCTGTGCCTCCTCCTGTTTCTTCAATGCTTCCTCC encodes:
- the map7d2a gene encoding MAP7 domain-containing protein 2a isoform X5 is translated as MAENTADLPGKARGDVMTPPSVSERRPSANGNPSPVRLLANPGSPGGKWEERRVQVNGHASPIRLAANPSSPAGKQYADGYLRTDDRMRLAKERREERERSLAAREQAIREKERRAQLQYERTVEERWRRLEEQRQKEELRRAAVEEKRRQRLEEEKERLEALMRRSLERSLQLEQRPKRWVWGREGDCENSPPPLSAASAHPSELAAPSPAVSEFSHVPPSPHRSPYRGSPSRADRRKATSASAEDGGGGVAAVPGTPKKLHREQRTASPLTGSPRRRPESPATPSRRPASPAASKSLLKGCPLSPRKHNSPKEQDRTQDPQAEGFRNQNIESPNRKPVNTDSPTRKPVHTDSPSHKLINTDSPSRKPVHTDSPSHKLVNTDSPSKKPVNIEYPNNKPMNTDSHNMKPVNIDSPSKKPVNTESPTNKPLMTHIPRKGTSWCDTAEMNSFKPEPPERKPSNPESPAKKPGCEVPLERGAERLPTSPTAKSAARNTDAEEASRLLGERRRQARLQKEQEERLKMEEALKKQEEAQKEEVEKQKREQECRGREDRQQQQRALQDRELHTHIHGEWEEAQKEAEHQRQERETVKLQEEQERLQRKKRVEEIMKRTRKPDAEMKKEELPTPVSAALPGPAERRHATMPAESPVNKKVDGQKKGQSPGQVKVEMRQQLKEEGPGQEKMEVNGLLKELGPGQMKMEVKERLKEQGPGQMKVEVKEQLKQQGPGQIKVEMKEQGARQMKVEVKEKLKEQGPGQMKVEVKEQGPGQMKMQVNGQLKGQGPGQMKMEMNGQLKGQGPGQMKMEVKEKLKEQGPGQMKVEVKEQGPGQMKVEVKEKLKGQGPGQMKMEVNGQLKGQGPGQMKVEVNGQLKGQGPGQMKVEVKEKLKEQEPGWMKVAVKEQGPGQMKVEVNGQGPGQMKVEVKEKLKEQEPGRMKVEVKEQVKKDPLKPRTVVSMEIKPNGSHVNTPLINLDPLEIKDGSPASVDEVQPMEVSPVSKEELISIPRFSPVSDAHHSSISNTRALEDLLDLTGQVAYPKHSPSTSLGDCNKNLIEGFSPCSDKQLIQSLSSPADKLNAQ
- the map7d2a gene encoding MAP7 domain-containing protein 2a isoform X8, which encodes MRRSLERSLQLEQRPKRWVWGREGDCENSPPPLSAASAHPSELAAPSPAVSEFSHAADYVSASTTTLSPSLGPIICKRLSSSTLAVSHTENRVPPSPHRSPYRGSPSRADRRKATSASAEDGGGGVAAVPGTPKKLHREQRTASPLTGSPRRRPESPATPSRRPASPAASKSLLKGCPLSPRKHNSPKEQDRTQDPQAEGFRNQNIESPNRKPVNTDSPTRKPVHTDSPSHKLINTDSPSRKPVHTDSPSHKLVNTDSPSKKPVNIEYPNNKPMNTDSHNMKPVNIDSPSKKPVNTESPTNKPLMTHIPRKGTSWCDTAEMNSFKPEPPERKPSNPESPAKKPGCEVPLERGAERLPTSPTAKSAARNTDAEEASRLLGERRRQARLQKEQEERLKMEEALKKQEEAQKEEVEKQKREQECRGREDRQQQQRALQDRELHTHIHGEWEEAQKEAEHQRQERETVKLQEEQERLQRKKRVEEIMKRTRKPDAEMKKEELPTPVSAALPGPAERRHATMPAESPVNKKVDGQKKGQSPGQVKVEMRQQLKEEGPGQEKMEVNGLLKELGPGQMKMEVKERLKEQGPGQMKVEVKEQLKQQGPGQIKVEMKEQGARQMKVEVKEKLKEQGPGQMKVEVKEQGPGQMKMQVNGQLKGQGPGQMKMEMNGQLKGQGPGQMKMEVKEKLKEQGPGQMKVEVKEQGPGQMKVEVKEKLKGQGPGQMKMEVNGQLKGQGPGQMKVEVNGQLKGQGPGQMKVEVKEKLKEQEPGWMKVAVKEQGPGQMKVEVNGQGPGQMKVEVKEKLKEQEPGRMKVEVKEQVKKDPLKPRTVVSMEIKPNGSHVNTPLINLDPLEIKDGSPASVDEVQPMEVSPVSKEELISIPRFSPVSDAHHSSISNTRALEDLLDLTGQVAYPKHSPSTSLGDCNKNLIEGFSPCSDKQLIQSLSSPADKLNAQ
- the map7d2a gene encoding MAP7 domain-containing protein 2a isoform X7, encoding MAENTADLPGKARGDVMTPPSVSERRPSANGNPSPVRLLANPGSPGGKWEERRVQVNGHASPIRLAANPSSPAGKQYADGYLRTDDRMRLAKERREERERSLAAREQAIREKERRAQLQYERTVEERWRRLEEQRQKEELRRAAVEEKRRQRLEEEKERLEALMRRSLERSLQLEQRPKRWVWGREGDCENSPPPLSAASAHPSELAAPSPAVSEFSHAADYVSASTTTLSPSLGPIICKRLSSSTLAVSHTENRVPPSPHRSPYRGSPSRADRRKATSASAEDGGGGVAAVPGTPKKLHREQRTASPLTGSPRRRPESPATPSRRPASPAASKSLLKGCPLSPRKHNSPKEQDRTQDPQAEGFRNQNIESPNRKPGTSWCDTAEMNSFKPEPPERKPSNPESPAKKPGCEVPLERGAERLPTSPTAKSAARNTDAEEASRLLGERRRQARLQKEQEERLKMEEALKKQEEAQKEEVEKQKREQECRGREDRQQQQRALQDRELHTHIHGEWEEAQKEAEHQRQERETVKLQEEQERLQRKKRVEEIMKRTRKPDAEMKKEELPTPVSAALPGPAERRHATMPAESPVNKKVDGQKKGQSPGQVKVEMRQQLKEEGPGQEKMEVNGLLKELGPGQMKMEVKERLKEQGPGQMKVEVKEQLKQQGPGQIKVEMKEQGARQMKVEVKEKLKEQGPGQMKVEVKEQGPGQMKMQVNGQLKGQGPGQMKMEMNGQLKGQGPGQMKMEVKEKLKEQGPGQMKVEVKEQGPGQMKVEVKEKLKGQGPGQMKMEVNGQLKGQGPGQMKVEVNGQLKGQGPGQMKVEVKEKLKEQEPGWMKVAVKEQGPGQMKVEVNGQGPGQMKVEVKEKLKEQEPGRMKVEVKEQVKKDPLKPRTVVSMEIKPNGSHVNTPLINLDPLEIKDGSPASVDEVQPMEVSPVSKEELISIPRFSPVSDAHHSSISNTRALEDLLDLTGQVAYPKHSPSTSLGDCNKNLIEGFSPCSDKQLIQSLSSPADKLNAQ
- the map7d2a gene encoding MAP7 domain-containing protein 2a isoform X4, which produces MAENTADLPGKARGDVMTPPSVSERRPSANGNPSPVRLLANPGSPGGKWEERRVQVNGHASPIRLAANPSSPAGKQYADGYLRTDDRMRLAKERREERERSLAAREQAIREKERRAQLQYERTVEERWRRLEEQRQKEELRRAAVEEKRRQRLEEEKERLEALMRRSLERSLQLEQRPKRWVWGREAADYVSASTTTLSPSLGPIICKRLSSSTLAVSHTENRVPPSPHRSPYRGSPSRADRRKATSASAEDGGGGVAAVPGTPKKLHREQRTASPLTGSPRRRPESPATPSRRPASPAASKSLLKGCPLSPRKHNSPKEQDRTQDPQAEGFRNQNIESPNRKPVNTDSPTRKPVHTDSPSHKLINTDSPSRKPVHTDSPSHKLVNTDSPSKKPVNIEYPNNKPMNTDSHNMKPVNIDSPSKKPVNTESPTNKPLMTHIPRKGTSWCDTAEMNSFKPEPPERKPSNPESPAKKPGCEVPLERGAERLPTSPTAKSAARNTDAEEASRLLGERRRQARLQKEQEERLKMEEALKKQEEAQKEEVEKQKREQECRGREDRQQQQRALQDRELHTHIHGEWEEAQKEAEHQRQERETVKLQEEQERLQRKKRVEEIMKRTRKPDAEMKKEELPTPVSAALPGPAERRHATMPAESPVNKKVDGQKKGQSPGQVKVEMRQQLKEEGPGQEKMEVNGLLKELGPGQMKMEVKERLKEQGPGQMKVEVKEQLKQQGPGQIKVEMKEQGARQMKVEVKEKLKEQGPGQMKVEVKEQGPGQMKMQVNGQLKGQGPGQMKMEMNGQLKGQGPGQMKMEVKEKLKEQGPGQMKVEVKEQGPGQMKVEVKEKLKGQGPGQMKMEVNGQLKGQGPGQMKVEVNGQLKGQGPGQMKVEVKEKLKEQEPGWMKVAVKEQGPGQMKVEVNGQGPGQMKVEVKEKLKEQEPGRMKVEVKEQVKKDPLKPRTVVSMEIKPNGSHVNTPLINLDPLEIKDGSPASVDEVQPMEVSPVSKEELISIPRFSPVSDAHHSSISNTRALEDLLDLTGQVAYPKHSPSTSLGDCNKNLIEGFSPCSDKQLIQSLSSPADKLNAQ
- the map7d2a gene encoding MAP7 domain-containing protein 2a isoform X3, with translation MTPPSVSERRPSANGNPSPVRLLANPGSPGGKWEERRVQVNGHASPIRLAANPSSPAGKQYADGYLRTDDRMRLAKERREERERSLAAREQAIREKERRAQLQYERTVEERWRRLEEQRQKEELRRAAVEEKRRQRLEEEKERLEALMRRSLERSLQLEQRPKRWVWGREGDCENSPPPLSAASAHPSELAAPSPAVSEFSHAADYVSASTTTLSPSLGPIICKRLSSSTLAVSHTENRVPPSPHRSPYRGSPSRADRRKATSASAEDGGGGVAAVPGTPKKLHREQRTASPLTGSPRRRPESPATPSRRPASPAASKSLLKGCPLSPRKHNSPKEQDRTQDPQAEGFRNQNIESPNRKPVNTDSPTRKPVHTDSPSHKLINTDSPSRKPVHTDSPSHKLVNTDSPSKKPVNIEYPNNKPMNTDSHNMKPVNIDSPSKKPVNTESPTNKPLMTHIPRKGTSWCDTAEMNSFKPEPPERKPSNPESPAKKPGCEVPLERGAERLPTSPTAKSAARNTDAEEASRLLGERRRQARLQKEQEERLKMEEALKKQEEAQKEEVEKQKREQECRGREDRQQQQRALQDRELHTHIHGEWEEAQKEAEHQRQERETVKLQEEQERLQRKKRVEEIMKRTRKPDAEMKKEELPTPVSAALPGPAERRHATMPAESPVNKKVDGQKKGQSPGQVKVEMRQQLKEEGPGQEKMEVNGLLKELGPGQMKMEVKERLKEQGPGQMKVEVKEQLKQQGPGQIKVEMKEQGARQMKVEVKEKLKEQGPGQMKVEVKEQGPGQMKMQVNGQLKGQGPGQMKMEMNGQLKGQGPGQMKMEVKEKLKEQGPGQMKVEVKEQGPGQMKVEVKEKLKGQGPGQMKMEVNGQLKGQGPGQMKVEVNGQLKGQGPGQMKVEVKEKLKEQEPGWMKVAVKEQGPGQMKVEVNGQGPGQMKVEVKEKLKEQEPGRMKVEVKEQVKKDPLKPRTVVSMEIKPNGSHVNTPLINLDPLEIKDGSPASVDEVQPMEVSPVSKEELISIPRFSPVSDAHHSSISNTRALEDLLDLTGQVAYPKHSPSTSLGDCNKNLIEGFSPCSDKQLIQSLSSPADKLNAQ
- the map7d2a gene encoding MAP7 domain-containing protein 2a isoform X6 encodes the protein MAENTADLPGKARGDVMTPPSVSERRPSANGNPSPVRLLANPGSPGGKWEERRVQVNGHASPIRLAANPSSPAGKQYADGYLRTDDRMRLAKERREERERSLAAREQAIREKERRAQLQYERTVEERWRRLEEQRQKEELRRAAVEEKRRQRLEEEKERLEALMRRSLERSLQLEQRPKRWVWGREVPPSPHRSPYRGSPSRADRRKATSASAEDGGGGVAAVPGTPKKLHREQRTASPLTGSPRRRPESPATPSRRPASPAASKSLLKGCPLSPRKHNSPKEQDRTQDPQAEGFRNQNIESPNRKPVNTDSPTRKPVHTDSPSHKLINTDSPSRKPVHTDSPSHKLVNTDSPSKKPVNIEYPNNKPMNTDSHNMKPVNIDSPSKKPVNTESPTNKPLMTHIPRKGTSWCDTAEMNSFKPEPPERKPSNPESPAKKPGCEVPLERGAERLPTSPTAKSAARNTDAEEASRLLGERRRQARLQKEQEERLKMEEALKKQEEAQKEEVEKQKREQECRGREDRQQQQRALQDRELHTHIHGEWEEAQKEAEHQRQERETVKLQEEQERLQRKKRVEEIMKRTRKPDAEMKKEELPTPVSAALPGPAERRHATMPAESPVNKKVDGQKKGQSPGQVKVEMRQQLKEEGPGQEKMEVNGLLKELGPGQMKMEVKERLKEQGPGQMKVEVKEQLKQQGPGQIKVEMKEQGARQMKVEVKEKLKEQGPGQMKVEVKEQGPGQMKMQVNGQLKGQGPGQMKMEMNGQLKGQGPGQMKMEVKEKLKEQGPGQMKVEVKEQGPGQMKVEVKEKLKGQGPGQMKMEVNGQLKGQGPGQMKVEVNGQLKGQGPGQMKVEVKEKLKEQEPGWMKVAVKEQGPGQMKVEVNGQGPGQMKVEVKEKLKEQEPGRMKVEVKEQVKKDPLKPRTVVSMEIKPNGSHVNTPLINLDPLEIKDGSPASVDEVQPMEVSPVSKEELISIPRFSPVSDAHHSSISNTRALEDLLDLTGQVAYPKHSPSTSLGDCNKNLIEGFSPCSDKQLIQSLSSPADKLNAQ